The following nucleotide sequence is from Fusarium graminearum PH-1 chromosome 1, whole genome shotgun sequence.
TTTTGATTGAGCGAAGGTTCCGGAGTGTTTGGATTGAAAGGACAGAAAGTAATCGGTCGGTTCGGAGTGAtgaaagagaacaagctgAGTGAGTTGAACGGGTAGAGAACGCGATGACGGAATGACTGGCACAGCTTGCAATGATGGAAGCAAAGCAATGGAAAGGCCGGGCGGGCGGGCGTGGTAGACAACGTAGAGATGAGCAGGCTTCAAATTAGTAGACCAGCCGTGAAGGATAAACTATACTCTCTGGGTattgaacaagaaagagTGAGTTGTCAAGTGAAAGAGAGCATTCGATCGCTCTCTGTTACAAATGAAGATGCGATGGAGCAGGATATCAAGGCGTTGTATACGGCTGGGCTTGCGTGTGGTTGGGGGCTGAAAGCGGTAATCGGGTGGGTCTCAGTGGAACACCAGCAGTGGAGCCTCTGACGGGAGGCTGGGCTTGGGCGGGCTGGAAACAAGGAGGCTGGTGCACCTACTGCAGGGGCTGAAGCAACCCCTAGAGCCGCCTATTCGTCGAGTAGCTCTGGGGGATTTACAGGGAATACTTGCCCAGATTAACAGGGGGGGAACTGAGAAGCTCTAACTAAGTTAGTGCCTAAAGTTTGTGTGCCCACGTCCAGGGAATTTGGATTGGGGCCTTGGCAGCATCGAAAATTACCTCGATGGAAATGGTCAGTTGCAAAGTCGCGTCACATTCGCACGCATGGACAGATTCAATAGGACAAACCATGTGAAAGATCAAAAAGGCCTGTTTCTTCCGACCTCCCGCCCTCATCCGAATCAGGGGGACCATTCAGGGACTGGGAATGGAATCCACCTCAGCCTGGTTCGGCATTTCAGGAACGAAGTCCATCGATGGATGGACGGTTTCATCCAGATCATGGCTTTAATTCTGAGGCGAAAGAAGGACCTGAGGATGAGATACGTACGTTATTTTAACCCATCGCACCAGTCATTGCTCGCCATTACCCGCACTGCCATACAGAGTACATCACACACCACATTCGGGAATAGAATAGGTACTGCATGTAAACTCATTGTACGCGCGTGTTTGGCGAAGTTATGCTCACAGCCACACAGCCATTGCGTACATGCTTAGACACAGATTCGGACTCGCGATTGCCAAGCTACTGGCTGACGTTGACAGTTCCACCTCGAGCGATTCATTATCCTCAACTTGGAATCATGACTTATTCTGAATTAGGTCCTTGAATCGTATCAATCCATTCACGAGATCATTCGTGGTCAGTGCTGGCTGTACCATGTCAAGAGTCTCTTTACCGCCTTGGATGGCTGGTGTTATATTGAAGTTGGGCAATGGCGGGAAACGAAAAGCACCAATCCTCAAGCCCGACAACGTGATCGTGCACTCTAGGGCCCATCTAGATTGTGGAACTTACTCTAACGCAAATCGCTGAGGCGCTCTCCAAACCCAAAAGCAGAGCCGGGATAACGGGCCCTGGGCGTTGAGGGACCCCTGCTTTGAATGTCACTTATCATCAATTGCCCGTCTTTTGGAGAAATAACGGCTCTCAACCTTTCCGAGTCTGATTGGGAGATGTCCTGCCCTCTGTCGAGATCCCCAATTACACGACCCACTGACTGGATCGTTCCCTACCTGGCTGAGCGCCAGgaacaaccttcttcaaaacatcatcatcgtgaTACCGAATCCGGTTTGATGTCACAGTATGTTTGCAGCGGTAAAGGGTTCTCGGTTGCCATGGGAAACAACGAAACAGTGTTACGCCCCTCTATTCTCTAGACTCCAGAACATGAACTCTCGAGCTACGGATATTGACTTCCCCTCTCGGCTTACGTCGATTACGGTACCCGCCGGTTTCACACAACGGCCGTACACATCCCAATACTCATATGGCAGTCTATACCGCTCCAGGATCGTGGGTTTCATCACCAAAAAATCGTTTCTGATATAAGTGGGTAGTAAGAAACGAGCTGAAGTCAACAAGGGACGTGCAGTATTGTTCGATGTCAACAAGGTCCAATGTTTTCCTACATCTCGACCGCATCGAGACCATGACGGCATAATTGTCATGACCAGGCCAACACACAGTATCCAATCTCAAGCGCATTGAGGAAATAGATATGTAAGAGTTTGCTCAAAGGAATGCTGGCAGTCCTCGGCCATATTGTGTCATTGCATATGCTATCCAACTACCAGTCACAGCTCGTGGCGAGCAGAGCCGCAAGCTGTTCTAGATGTGCCTTGTCGACCTCATCAAAGCCATTCAGTTCAGCACAGTCGATGTCAATGATAGCCACCAGCTTCTTGGTACCGTCGTCCTGAGCAACGAGAATAGGCACAACGATCTCACTCTTACTATCTCCGTCACAGGCGATGTGTCCAGGGAACTCCTCCACATCTCGAACCAGTTGTGTCTCATGAGTTGCTGCCGCTGTACCACAGACGCCCTTGCCGAACTTAATGGTCTGGCAAGCCACCTTGCCCTGAAATGGGCCGAGGATAAGTTGCGGGTCTTTAGATGACTTGTCAAGGACGTAGAATCCTTCAGTTTGGGACGGTATCATTATTGGTTGCCATGTGAGTTTGAAGGAGTTGTGACCTACCAGCCCAGTTCACGTCCTTACTTGGTGAACCCAAGGACTTGTATGCGTGCCATAATAGAGAGGCAGCGTTTGAAAGATTGCTACAGGGTTATCAGTCATATATGCATATAAGGGGACCTTGAGTTGCTCACCAAACCTAAAAATGCGAATGGGTTAAAAGGTGAGTCAAATGCATCCAATACACAAGGTAATTTGACGAACCCAATTGCGTTGGTCTGTGACTAGACCTTCGGCCTGCCAGAGCACTTGCTCATAGGCATCCTCCTTTGTGACGCCCTCGGCAAAGTTTGACGCATCAGCATGAACCTGTAGACAGAGTTAAGCAAGTTATTTCAGATGTGTAGGGTCTAAGTGTAGAAGGGAAATATGGAAGTAGGACGGGCATACCATCTTGATTTGTTTAGAGGGGCTACAAGGCTTTTCACTGATGTTCCAAGTGACCCAGACAGAATTGACGATATGCTTCAATCCGTTCTAGAAGAATTTTCGAAGTCAGTAACGAGAAACTTGGTGGAGTTGACGTGACTTGATCGTCGGTACAGCATGTATGAATTTACTATCTCCCcgcaaaaaaaaaaaaaagtgcGCCTACTGCTAGACTACAATTGATGTCATTTTAGTGCCAATAATAAATGTCTGCACTGGTTGTAGAGGTAAGCCAAGATGACCTCAATTGCAGAGGCTCGTGTATAGTCTCATATTTTCTACAGAAACATACCTTAGCATTGATCGATACTTGCTATCCTATTCCGTAGTATCTCAACACGAGCTGCATATCAAACAATGGCCCACCGATATCAGTTGCCAAGAGGACCTCAGCTGAGATCCATCAAGACGGCGATTGACGACCCCGTGGAATTGACCGCTACTGTAACTAACATGCAGATCTCGGATGATAACCGTCTCCATTCAGAGCCTAATAAGAAGCCTAACACTTTGTTTACTGGAGGTTGGTAAAGCATGAGGCTGGATTGAGTGACCCAATGGCAGGTGAAGAAATCCCCGAGATACCTTAATGCAAGGCACTTGCCGATCTTTTCTTTCACCGAGAAACGATACCCTGAAGCTTTGCTTGGGTTGTACCAGGGGCCATGTTCGCCAAGTACGGATACCTGCATTGTCAGTTGTCTTTCAACACAAGGTGGTCTTTTTCCATTTTAGGGTAACTCGAATTTTACCTTGATGGAAAAGTTTGTTGTATTTTTCATGCGTCAACAGAATAAACGAACAGCAATTCAAGAAGAGGCAGATTCACCAGAAttataataaaataaattCATCTATTGTCGtacctactaggtaggtaatcTGGGTTGTCTTTGAACGCCCGCTAGATAGTCTACACGATGTGCAACACTTGCTTTGATTGAACAAAAGTAAAGAAAAGACTAGCAAATATTAACAAATTTCCTATTATAGAAATATATCCAATAGCATATCATGGCTGAAACGTTCAATTGACGTTTTTGTGACGGTACCTGAAGATCGGCACCTCCAAAGTTCGCCGACGTCAATGAACGAACAGCCTGGCCAATGACGCATTGAGTTTTGTGATTTCGAACTCTTGGTCTCCAAAGCTCACCTCCAAAACTTACGCATAACCTCGCCTGGAGCTCACTTCATAACCATGAGCTCTCGAATTTCAGGGCGACTCTGCCAGAGTAGTCGTACTTTACGCCATTGGCCACTTCTCACAACAACTGCATTGTCACGGTCGCCAATCCCTCTACAAATAGCATCACGCTTCATCCATAATGACGGTCCAAAGAACTTGAACCCGCTCATCAATCCTCCCGACGTCACTCGACCGCCACCACTCACGCTTCCTCGACGAAGAGATTTCGAATCAGCGCCAAGATACTACTTTGAGCTGGGAAAAGGGTACCTCAAATTCTACAAACAGGGCCTCAAGAACGTATGGACAAGTCGACGCCTCCTTCGCGAAAAGCTTCAACGAACACCTGCCGACGACCGACCCTCGATATTCAAGCCCCATTATGTGCCTAAAACATTTTCCAGAGCGGACTGGGTCCTCCTCTGGCGGGTGCGACATGATATGATACGGTTGCCTCTGTTTGGGCTCATGTTGATTGTCATTGGGGAATTCACAGTTTTGGTCGTTACCTACGTCGACAGCGTAGTGCCATATCCGTGCAGGATACCAACACAAATATTTACAGCCCTGGAGAAGGCGGAGCAGCGTCGCAAGGCTTCCTTTGATGAACTAGAAGCCAGGTACCCCCACGGTGTCCTCAGTCCGCGCGTTACACAATCCGTCGCTCGCGCTCATGTTCTCAAAACCCTACATCTGAGTAGTTCAATCTGGGATCGCCTAGGCTTTCTCCCACCTGGCATGTGGCAAGCCAAGGGACGATATCGCATGGCGTATCTGGAGGGCGATGACAGAAACATCGTCGAGGACGGTGGGCCTATGGGACTTCACTACGAAGAGCTACGGATTGCTTGCGCTGAACGGGGTATCGATACACTCGGTAAGAGCGAGACCGAGCTGAGAGGATGGCTCGGCGACTGGCTGCGCTTAACGGCCTCTgaggatattgatgagaGGAGACGGCGTATGGCCGTTCTGTTTCTGACCAGGTATGCTTTGTGCTTTGAGTTTGTGTCAGTTGTTTGACTTTGCTAATTCCTAATGAACTAGACCGGAAAACTGGCCCCAGCAACGAGATTTTGCTGTGCCTGTATGGCAGTTGTAGGATGCTGGGTATGGCATACGAGAAGTCGGATACCTAGGCAGTAAAAAAAAGCTAGATATTTGATGATCAGCAGAGTCGGCATTCTCACGTGTAAATTGCTAGCACGCTATGATCCATCGTCGGGGAGTTGATGGAAGCAAACACTGCTTGGTTGTTGGCTGGATGATCTTTATCTGTAAGCTGACTAGAGCTTCGAACTGATAGAATGGAATTGCCGGCACTTGCCAGTGGCTTGGGAATGGCAAAAAGCACGTGGCCACCACATTCTGCGTGTCCGAGTCAGTCTTCCTTTGCAGAGGTAGCAGTAAAAGGAACATTCCCCCGCGTGGTCGACGTCTTTTTACCCGGTTTATGATGCATTTTGTGGGGGAGTAAACATGTGGGATGAATGGATGATCTCATCCCCGTATCCGTCCCCGTCTCCCCCAGATCCGCCGAGGTTCGCATCACATGCAATCAATAAAGACCCCCAAATTAAGACGCCCCCAGATTCTATGAAACCTCAAAGATCAACGACCTTCCGTCGCATTTAAAAACCTCGGCTGTTTCTCTCCATGTTTTCTTAACTTCTTCAAAACTGTATACTGCCCTTAGTTTGATTAtactcatcaatctcaactcATACCATCTAACCAGTAACCATGTCTCTCAAGAACGGTATGTCGCAAAGAAACTATCCAAGTCTACGATTGTCCTCTGTGACATGGAACACCGTCTCTGCCTCCCCAAAATAATCTGAGACTGATTTCCATTAATAGACAAGTTTCCCGCCTCGGCCGCCTTCGACGCCATCCAAGAGGCTATCAACGCCAGCGATGCCGATCGCAAGGACGCCATCAAGCAGGGCAACGGTGTTTACGCCTTCACCCTCAAGAACGCGAGCGGCGACGAGGCCAGCTGGCATATCGACCTCAAGGAGACCGGAAAGGTTGCCACTGGCACTGGCGAAAAGCCCGACGGTATTTAACGACCCTGGCACGCACGCGCTTTCTTGGCGCAGTTCTAACTAACGTCCCTCTTTTCTAGTCACCCTCGTCCTCTCTGAAGAGAACTTTGGCAAGCTCGTCGCTGGCAAGGCCAATGCCCAGCGTCTCTTCATGGgtggcaagctcaagattAAGGGCAACGTCATGAAGGCGACCAAGCTCGACCCtgtgctgaagaaggcccagaccaaggccaagctgtAGTTGAAGCGTGTTTTTTTATATGCCTTTTTGGATAGCATTGTAcattgttttgttgtttctttctgTATGATATCCACTTGCTGGTTGTCAATCGCTCCATGCTTCCTGGATGCGAATGCATATAGGAGTACACGCGTCAATATCAATTTTGATACATTTTCAAcaatgatggaagagaaagatcTATCACAGTCCTCAGTGGGGACATGAGTGGCCGTGTCTTGACTATCAATCTCTGTATTATATGTGTACCTACGCCTTGCCCAGCATAGCACAAGTTTAGCAAGTCACTATTGTCAAGCCTATGTGCATTTTGTGTAACTGTCAAACGGCAAGTATACTTGCTGTCTTCTTCAATTTGGTGTACAAGAGGCTATATAATGTTCGGTTGTCCTTTAGTGTTTTGCTAAAGAGAAGTCTATGTACTGGTTCATCGAATCGGGCAATCACCAGTGCTCATCATCTATATTGCATCTTAGACCAAGCCAGCTGCTCTTTGTATTTCACGTTTGGTCTCCTCACGAACCTCTCGAACGATTTCACCTGCAGGCTGTACTTTGTTAATAAGCCCAACACCAGTTCCGCTATTCATGTCAGCAGGTGTATATATCGGAGACAACGACTGTACTCACGCCCAAGTATTGATGATATAGCGAGCCTCGTCCTCGTGATAGTCTTCCTTAAGACTTCGCTGACATTCTTCCAGGCTCGCTCCTGCAATAAACTTCTCGTGAATAGGACCGACGATGGCTCGTCCGTCATAAAGAGGCCCCCAGAGCGGACTATTGGTTATCCTGTCGTTAAAGGTAGATCTGTATCATGTAAGTATTGAGCCTTTATGCGGTAGGGCAAAGGACATACTTGAACGTGGATACACCTCCGTCTACAGCCTCGAGgaccttttgttttcgaATCTCTGGATAGTTTGATTCGGGCGCAATCGTGAACTGATTGTAATGTTTTAGTAATTTATCGTCAATCGAGTCTTAGCCATCACTCACCTTAGTTCCCATTACAACTCCTTCGGCGCCTAGACATGGTCAGTTGCTTGTGTGACAAAAGTCCTTGGTCTGTACACTTACCCAGAGCCAAAGCCCCCGCGACGCCCCTTCCATCAGCAATACCTCCCGCAGCCACGATACTTATTCCTCTGTCAGGAAACTCTCTGCTCAGCATATCCCTCACTTCCGGGACCAAGCTCACGATACCCGAGCCTTGACGAAATTGGTGGCCACCTGCATCAACGCCCTGTGTCACCAGTACATCTGCGCCATCTTCCACTGCCTCTCGGGCTACAGCCACGTTTCCGACTTGCACAAACACAATGGGAGGGTACTCGAGCCTTTTAAGGCTGGGGATGATCTTGCTGTGAGGCTTGAGATCACCGTCTGGGGCAAAGAGCCACACTGCTGCTGGGCGGTTCTTGACTACGAGCGGCAGCGCCGTCTCCTCGAAGTAGCTCATAGAGCTATGACTGGTTATGAAGCTTACTCCAACTGGAAGCGTGCCATCAGATGAGTGACCGGCTCCGAGAAGGGCCCGCACCTCGTCAAAGTGATCTGCAAGCCTGTTGACATGCTCCGAGTTGGGTTCAATGTAGGCCACACAAGGGAGAAAGCCTGGTCTTGAATGTCAGCTAACTCGGGAATATCTTGCTGGTTATTTTTTTAGAGTGAATTTTACCTAGACCACCAGCCTTGGTGACTTCGGCAGCCATGCGAGGTGTGGCTATTCCGAGCATCGGCGCATTGCTAATGAGGGGGCTCGTCGCCCAAGGAAACCGGCTAAGTAACTGTGAAGGGCTCATTCTGGTAGAAGATAGATACAGTTATGATGATTACCTGAGGATGTGTCGTACTTCCTCGATATTTAATATTCGTCTACTGGAAGGAAGTGGAAATGCGATATAAGCTGACCTTGGTGAGATTTGTCATATCTCGAAAATTGATCCATCGACGGGATATCTATCGTGCCGCGGTCTTCAACATCCCTCCGTAATTCAATCTTCCCATTCTAGACGCGCCTTCAAAATCTGGACTGCTCTGGCATACATTTACTTCCAACATCACTTTACTTCAAAACTCGAAATTGTTCTTGGCATGTGGTTGCAAACGACACCAGTCTCCACCAAGTTCGACATAGTCACAAATATATCAAGGACTTCTCACGCGGTTAGTTAAAGACAGGTCTCTTAACGCTAAGATTCCAACTTGGGTATAACATTTTTAATTTGACCATTGGCCTTCTTTTTTAACAACTGGATTCTTTGAGTGACCTGCTCAGACGGCGATTTCACACATCTTCCCCATATATCTCAGGAACATATGAATCTACTGAAggttgatgttcttgtaCTCACAGTCATTCTACTGTGCTGCAATTGCATGCAATAACGTTTTAATTGATAAGAAACACAGTCAGACTAAGCTCACGATACAAGTGGGAACCTTTGTTGTTGGACTTTCACGATTGGATATGTCATAAGCCGGATGTCCGATGACTGTACCCATTAGACTAGGCTTAGCAGTGTATCCCTGTGGCTATCTATTATCTTATATATCTCGCATTGAACTTCCCATGTGGAACGTCTGCCGAGTCAGTTTTGAAGTTTCGAATCGGCGTGAGGCTTGAGCAGCGTTTGATGTGTCCCTGAATATCAGCCCAATGCATAAATATGTTTTCCTGTGACAGGTCGGTGAGCGTATATGAGATCGACATAATGGAAGTCTAAACCTTCGAGGGTACCGTCGATCCGCTCAACAATATGGACCCTTATTGATGCTGGTCGGGCTACCGCCAGGCGCCCCTCAACAATTAACCTCTATTGTATACGCCTTGAAACGCGATATCTGACATTGCTAAGGCAAGGGCATTGTTTCGTTTCCATTATACTCTTAAGACTTCACCTGTAGCATCGACAATGTTACGATGGGAATTACTCAGCGGAATGCAGCGGAACTCCAGATCCAGATATCGCCTGACTTGAAACGCATTTGGTTGTATTGTATTGTTGACACATCGTATTGTTGAGTTGATTTAGCATGCAATACATGGTAAGATAATTGAAAGTGCTATACTACTGGTAAATATACTTTGAAGAACTGAATCGTTACAACTTGGTGTTGGCATGATTATCCGATTAACCACTCAAATACAACGTGGTTCACGTACTGCTTCTCAGTTTACCCACCCTATACAGCCACACAACACACCTATGCCAGTCACTTACCAGAACAAATACTACGGATATTATCATGTATTATTATGAtatgtactctgtatgttCTGCAGCTGCAAGGCAAGGCTAGTCTCTTCAAGTTATTACAATACAAAGCCATCGAATTTAACCCATTCAACATGGCATTGACTTCTTTCTCGCCTAACCGTGACAAGGGACTTCCATTCGACCATCAAGATTGTAGTGGTTATCCGAAATATAGTGAGATTGCCTTTGGTTCTCTTTCGGATATCCGATGTTCTGGAAGGGATTGATAAATTGCATGTATGCTCTCAAAACCAGGGGATTTGCTGTGCCAATCGGCCGCAAGCCTCATGACATGAAACCATGCTCTTACACAGCGACTTAAGAGTTCGAGACCATACCCATTGTGTCTTAATACTCAGGAATATTTAACGGTAGGAAACGGAACGGCAGACAGCCGGCACACATCATTTACCCTTTGCCATGGTTTGACTCGGCAAGTCTTCGTACCGAGGCTGACCATGTTATGCCATGACAACGGTAATGAAGGGTCCAAGTTCAGATGAAGTCGAATGCTGAATGACGAGTAAACAGTAGTAATCTTTATACGATTATCTCAGCATCTCAGTGTCAATTAGA
It contains:
- a CDS encoding yebR protein; this encodes MVHADASNFAEGVTKEDAYEQVLWQAEGLVTDQRNWVCNLSNAASLLWHAYKSLGSPSKDVNWAGFYVLDKSSKDPQLILGPFQGKVACQTIKFGKGVCGTAAATHETQLVRDVEEFPGHIACDGDSKSEIVVPILVAQDDGTKKLVAIIDIDCAELNGFDEVDKAHLEQLAALLATSCDW